GGTCTACGGGCTCACCGGCCGGGGCACCCACGCCGTCGTCGGGCGGGTCCTGGACAGCGAGGCCGAGCAGGCCCACGTCCATGTCGTCGTCCGCGAACTGGACCGCATCAGCCGCGGTCAGCTGACGACGGGCAGCACCGTGCGTCTCACCCCCCAGGTGCACATCGGAGACCCGGGTGAGGCCCTCGGGCTGGACTACGCCGAGGTCGAAATCCCCGGCGAACTCGGCACGCTGCCCGCCTGGTTCCTGCCCGGCGACCGGAACACCTGGGTCATCACGGTGCACGGCCTCGGCGCCACCCGCGAGCACCCCATGGTCGTGTTCCCCTTCTACCGCCGCCAGCGCATGCCCGTGCTCGACATCGCCTACCGGGGCGACCCCGGCGCGCCGGGACCGCTGGACGGCATCAGTCACCTCGGGGACACCGAGTGGCGCGACCTGGACGCCGCCATCCGGTACGCCGTGCGGTACGGCGCCCGCCGCGTCATCCTGCACGGCTGGTCCAGCGGCGCCACGATGGCCCTGCACGCGGCCCTCAACTCCTCGCTGCGCGAGCGTATTTCCGGCCTCGTGCTCGACTCGCCGGTGCTCGACTGGCAGCGCACCCTGCGCGCCCTCGCCGGGACGCGCGGCACTCCCCGCGCCGTGCTGCCGCTCGTCATCCGGGCCGTCCAGGGGCGCACGGGCCTGCCCGAGGGGCAGCTCGCGGCCGTGGCCGACCCCGCACGGCTGCGCGTGCCCACTTTGCTGCTGCACGGTCCCGACGACACCATCGCCCCCTGGGACAGCTCCCGTGCGCTGGCCGACAGCAGGGAGGACCTGATCACCCTGCACCGGGTCACCAAGGCCCCGCACGCCGCGATGTGGAACGTCGACCCCCACGACTACGAGGAAACGGTCCGCCGCTTCATCACCCCCCTCATGTGACCCCCGTCGGGCCGGCCCGCACCCCGCGAAACCCCCGCACACCGGGCACCGTGCCGGGCGAAC
This sequence is a window from Streptomyces sp. NBC_01775. Protein-coding genes within it:
- a CDS encoding alpha/beta hydrolase; translated protein: MRLRTVAVAATSVLGAGTAALAAGRYAADAALRPPHRRPDGTGPPPAGFEGTRLTVHSHGDGKVAVTRSLAAHLPGVYGLTGRGTHAVVGRVLDSEAEQAHVHVVVRELDRISRGQLTTGSTVRLTPQVHIGDPGEALGLDYAEVEIPGELGTLPAWFLPGDRNTWVITVHGLGATREHPMVVFPFYRRQRMPVLDIAYRGDPGAPGPLDGISHLGDTEWRDLDAAIRYAVRYGARRVILHGWSSGATMALHAALNSSLRERISGLVLDSPVLDWQRTLRALAGTRGTPRAVLPLVIRAVQGRTGLPEGQLAAVADPARLRVPTLLLHGPDDTIAPWDSSRALADSREDLITLHRVTKAPHAAMWNVDPHDYEETVRRFITPLM